One segment of Mus caroli chromosome 6, CAROLI_EIJ_v1.1, whole genome shotgun sequence DNA contains the following:
- the Peg10 gene encoding LOW QUALITY PROTEIN: retrotransposon-derived protein PEG10 (The sequence of the model RefSeq protein was modified relative to this genomic sequence to represent the inferred CDS: inserted 1 base in 1 codon), producing MAAAGGSSNCPPPPPPPPPNNNNNNNNTPKSPGVPDAEDDDERRHEELPEDINNFDDMNRQFENMNLLDQVELLAQSYSLLDHLDDFDDDDEDDDFDPEPDQDELPEYSDEDDLELQGAAAAPIPNFFSDDDCLEDLPEKFDGNPDMLGPFMYQCQLFMEKSTRDFSVDRIRVCFVTSMLIGRAARWATAKLQRCTYLMHNYTAFMMELKHVFEDPQRREAAKRKIRRLRQGPGPVVDYSNAFQMIAQDLDWTEPALMDQFQEGLNPDIRAELSRQEAPKTLAALITACIHIERRLARDAAAKPDPSPRALVMPPNSQTDPTEPVGGARMRLSKEEKERRRKMNLCLYCGNGGHFADTCPAKASKNSPPGXLPGPAVGGPSATGPERIRSPPSEASTPHLQVMLQIHMPGRPTLFVRAMIDSGASGNFIDQDFVIQNAIPLRIKDWPVMVEAIDGHPIASGPIILETHHLIVDLGDHREILSFDVTQSPFFPIVLGIRWLSTHDPHITWSTRSIVFNSDYCRLRCRMFAQIPSNLLFTVPQVNLHPYLLHHVHPHVHPHLHQHLHQHLHQFLHPDPHQYPHPDPHYHHHQQVDMQHQLQQYLYQYLYYHLYPVMHHHLPPDQHEHLHEYLHQYLHQYLHQFLHHHLHPDLHQYLYQYMHNHMNPDPHHHPHPDPHQDPHHHPNQDPPQDPPPQDPPHQDPPPQDPPHQDPPHQDPPHQDPPHQDPPHQDPPQHQDPPHQDPPQHQDPPQHQDPPHQDPPQHQDPHQDPHQDAHQDPHQDPHLHQHQHPHQHPQMHPHGHPNAPQQPPFFYHMAGFRIYHPVRYYYIQNVYTPVDEHVYPGHRVVDPNIEMIPGAHSLPSGHLYSMSESEMNALRNFVDRNVKDGLMTPTVAPNGAQVLQVKRGWKLQVTYNCRAPQSGTIQNQYLRMSLPNMGDPAHLASYGEFVQVPGYPYPAYVYYTGPQMMTAWYPVGRDVHGRIIVVPVVITWSQNTHRQPPVPQYPPPQPPPPPPPPPPPPPPPPASSCSAA from the exons ATGGCTGCTGCGGGTGGTTCCTCCAACtgcccgccccctccccctccccctcctcccaacaacaacaacaacaacaacaacaccccgaAGAGCCCGGGCGTGCCTGACGCCGAAGATGATGATGAACGCAGACACGAAGAGCTCCCTGAAGACATCAACAACTTTGACGATATGAACAGGCAGTTTGAGAATATGAACCTGCTGGATCAGGTCGAGTTACTTGCACAGAGCTACAGTTTGCTGGATCATTTAGATgactttgatgatgatgatgaggacgATGACTTTGATCCAGAGCCTGACCAGGATGAGCTCCCTGAGTACAGTGACGAAGATGACCTGGAGCTTCAGGGTGCTGCAGCAGCCCCTATCCCAAACTTTTTCTCCGATGATGACTGCCTTGAAGACCTTCCTGAGAAGTTCGATGGCAACCCTGACATGCTGGGTCCTTTCATGTATCAGTGCCAGCTCTTCATGGAAAAGAGCACCAGAGATTTCTCAGTTGACCGCATCCGTGTATGCTTCGTGACAAGCATGCTGATCGGCCGTGCCGCCCGCTGGGCTACTGCCAAGCTGCAAAGATGTACTTACCTGATGCACAACTACACTGCCTTTATGATGGAGCTGAAGCATGTCTTTGAAGACCCTCAGAGACGTGAAGCTGCCAAACGCAAGATCAGACGTCTGCGCCAGGGCCCTGGACCTGTTGTGGACTACTCCAATGCATTCCAGATGATTGCCCAGGACCTGGATTGGACTGAGCCTGCCCTGATGGATCAATTCCAGGAAGGTCTCAACCCAGACATTCGCGCAGAGCTGTCTCGCCAGGAGGCCCCCAAGACCCTGGCTGCTCTGATTACTGCCTGTATTCACATCGAGAGAAGGCTGGCCCGTGATGCTGCTGCAAAGCCTGATCCTTCACCCAGAGCCTTGGTGATGCCTCCAAACAGCCAGACCGATCCCACCGAGCCTGTGGGAGGTGCCCGCATGCGCCTGtccaaggaagaaaaagagagacgcCGCAAAATGAACTTATGTCTCTACTGCGGCAACGGAGGCCATTTCGCCGACACGTGTCCAGCGAAAGCCTCCAAAAATTCGCCGCCGG AACTCCCCGGCCCCGCTGTAGGGGGACCTTCAGCGACAGGGCCAGAACGAATAAGGTCCCCACCCTCCGAGGCTTCGACTCCGCACCTACAAGTGATGCTCCAGATTCATATGCCGGGCAGACCCACCCTGTTTGTCCGAGCTATGATTGATTCTGGTGCATCTGGCAATTTCATTGATCAAGACTTTGTCATACAAAATGCAATTCCTCTCAGAATCAAAGACTGGCCAGTGATGGTGGAAGCTATTGATGGGCATCCAATTGCCTCGGGCCCAATCATTCTGGAAACCCACCACCTGATAGTTGATCTGGGAGACCACCGTGAGATACTGTCATTTGATGTGACTCAGTCTCCATTCTTTCCTATTGTCCTAGGAATTCGTTGGCTGAGCACACATGACCCTCACATTACCTGGAGTACCCGCTCCATTGTCTTCAACTCTGATTACTGCCGACTTCGCTGCCGGATGTTTGCACAGATACCTTCTAACTTACTGTTTACAGTGCCACAAGTGAATTTGCATCCGTATCTACTTCATCATGTGCATCCGCATGTGCATCCGCATCTGCATCAGCATCTGCATCAGcatctgcatcagtttctgcatCCAGATCCGCATCAGTATCCGCATCCGGATCcgcattatcatcatcatcagcaggtGGATATGCAGCACCAACTGCAGCAGTATCTATATCAGTATTTGTATTACCATCTGTATCCGGTTATGCACCACCATCTGCCTCCAGATCAGCATGAGCATCTGCATGAGTATCTGCATCAATATCTGCATCAGtatctgcatcagtttctgcatCACCATCTGCATCCGGATCTGCATCAGTATCTGTATCAGTATATGCATAACCATATGAATCCGGATCCGCATCACCATCCTCATCCAGATCCCCATCAGGATCCACATCACCATCCTAATCAGGATCCCCCTCAGGATCCTCCCCCTCAGGATCCTCCACATCAGGATCCTCCACCTCAGGATCCTCCACATCAGGATCCTCCACATCAGGATCCTCCACATCAGGATCCTCCACATCAGGATCCTCCACATCAGGATCCACCTCAGCATCAGGATCCTCCACATCAGGATCCACCTCAGCATCAGGATCCACCTCAGCATCAGGATCCTCCACATCAGGATCCACCTCAGCATCAGGATCCCCATCAGGATCCCCATCAGGATGCCCATCAGGATCCCCATCAGGATCCACACCTGCATCAGCACCAGCATCCACACCAGCATCCGCAGATGCATCCTCACGGGCATCCTAACGCTCCTCAGCAGCCACCATTCTTCTACCACATGGCTGGATTCAGAATTTACCACCCTGTAAGGTATTACTATATTCAGAATGTGTATACACCTGTTGATGAGCATGTCTATCCGGGTCACCGGGTGGTTGACCCTAACATTGAGATGATTCCTGGAGCTCATAGCCTTCCAAGTGGACATTTGTACTCAATGTCTGAGTCTGAAATGAATGCTCTGCGAAATTTCGTGGACAGGAATGTGAAAGATGGGCTCATGACTCCCACTGTGGCGCCCAATGGAGCCCAAGTCCTGCAAGTGAAAAGAGGGTGGAAACTCCAAGTTACTTACAATTGCCGAGCTCCACAGAGTGGCACCATCCAAAATCAGTACCTTCGCATGTCTCTTCCAAATATGGGAGACCCTGCACACCTGGCAAGCTATGGTGAATTTGTCCAAGTTCCTGGCTACCCATATCCAGCCTATGTTTACTATACAGGTCCGCAAATGATGACTGCGTGGTACCCAGTAGGACGAGATGTACATGGAAGAATAATCGTTGTGCCTGTTGTAATCACCTGGTCTCAAAATACGCACCGCCAGCCTCCGGTGCCCCAGTATCCTCCTCCGcagccacctccaccaccaccaccacctccaccgccaccgccacctcCACCAGCATCATCCTGCAGTGCCGCATAG